Proteins from one Danaus plexippus chromosome 2, MEX_DaPlex, whole genome shotgun sequence genomic window:
- the LOC116779828 gene encoding UPF0598 protein CG30010 codes for MNALYRRTILFNHCDLKKRFIQYVQGQEPEPKIREYFYYIDHQGMLFLDDSKMKNFTSCFKEKKFLEFFFKRIRLNKSGRYEKEFPYISLCGRERNFIRCDDVPIVYTHIVNIDSTDFLLYGYTGDSMKVQFQPEKVYMLPDTGRVYHPADDKYGGVGLIRSKLAIEISKHFTFENGEHNSPTQFTWKDKKYTLDQLWFPQSVEKYKIKINSVPD; via the exons atgaatgcGTTGTATAGAAgaactattttgtttaatcACTGCGATTTAAAAAAGCGCTTCATACAATATGTCCAAGGTCAGGAGCCTGAACCTAAAATaagggaatatttttattacatagatCACCAAGGAATG TTATTTCTAGACGATTCTAAAATGAAGAACTTCACTTCAtgttttaaagagaaaaaattCCTGGAATTCTTTTTCAAAAGGATAAGGCTGAATAAAAGTGGTAGATATGAAAAAGAATTTCCATACATATCTCTATGTGGACGAGAAAGAAACTTCATAAGATGTGATGATGTACCAATTGTTTATACACATATAGTTAACATAGACTCGActgactttttattatatggttATACAGGCGACTCGATGAAAGTCCAATTTCAACCtgaaaaagtttatatgtTACCAGATACTGGTAGAGTATACCATCCTGCGGATGATAAATATGGAGGTGTGGGGCTCATTAGATCTAAACTAGCTATTGAGATAAGcaaacattttacatttgaGAATGGTGAACATAATTCTCCCACTCAATTTACTTGGAAGGACAAAAAGTATACTTTAGACCAATTGTGGTTCCCGCAATCAGtagaaaagtataaaattaagataaattcaGTCCCTGATTAG
- the LOC116779826 gene encoding protein crossbronx homolog, with protein MNAGSSIDSHKMKEGNYAIYHQEYIIMAEYRMLQTENLPGIYVIPSHENSFLWYGVIFVRSGIYGGGVFRFTLTLPEKFPDDIVPTVTFTSPIFHPAVESTTGILNLKEVFPQWDRKQNHIWQILKYLHWIFQNLNMKVPVNNEASMLLKKNRKSFIEKVKECIAASVEHVYDDPPTDDKHYITFKPYDPSIHDNARNMMLKPSNTNESSHGISWVQSGSYQSFTKEDTT; from the exons ATGAATGCAGGAAGTAGCATTGATTCTCATAAAATGAAGGAAGGAAACTACGCTATATATCACCAAGAATACATCATTATGGCAGAATA TCGTATGCTTCAAACAGAAAACTTGCCTGGAATATATGTTATACCATCACATGAAAATTCATTTT tgtGGTATGGAGTAATATTTGTAAGATCAGGCATATATGGAGGTGGTGTGTTCAGATTTACCTTAACATTACCTGAAAAGTTTCCTGATGATATAGTTCCT ACTGTTACTTTTACTTCACCAATTTTTCATCCAGCTGTGGAATCCACTACAGGTATCCTGAACCTAAAAGAGGTATTTCCACAATGGGACAGAAAACAAAACCACATTTggcagatattaaaatatttgcattggatatttcaaaatttgaatatgaaaGTACCAGTTAACAATGAAGCTTCTATGTT attaaaaaagaatagaaagtcatttatagaaaaagtaaAAGAGTGTATAGCAGCCAGCGTTGAACATGTATATGATGATCCTCCCACTGATGACAAACACTATATTACATTCAAACCATATGACCCCAGTATACATGATAATGCCAGGAACATGATGTTGAAGCCTTCAAATACTAATGAAAGTTCACATGGCATATCTTGGGTCCAATCAGGATCATATCAGTCGTTCACAAAAGAAGATAccacataa
- the LOC116779845 gene encoding protein big brother-like, whose protein sequence is MHAMGDPAALAGMLPFDSIGLYEQPKQRFIFKMPRVVPDQKSKFETEDLFKRLSRESEVRYTGYRDRPPEERQMRFTSGCREGHTEIAFTATGTNLQLVFDHSPYNNRGCDFQKETGKAHIVSRFIMNGVCVRWRGWIDLERLDGVGCLELDEERAAIEDAALRDQIERYNQRLRDFEDKQRAYREHGEELRAHSQVHAQRCHQARQPPHPTHPAHPHATHPVHIKPHSQGALIS, encoded by the exons ATGCACGCGATGGGCGACCCCGCTGCTCTTGCAGGAATGTTACCCTTCGACTCTATCGGATTGTACGAACAACCGAAACagcgttttatatttaagatgcCGCGAGTTGTTCCCGATCAGAAGAGTAAATTTGAGACCGAGGATCTGTTTAAAAGACTTAGTAGAGAGAGCGAG GTGAGGTACACGGGCTACCGAGATCGTCCGCCTGAAGAGCGTCAGATGAGGTTCACCAGCGGCTGCCGGGAGGGGCACACGGAGATCGCCTTCACTGCCACAGGAACCAACCTACAGCTGGTGTTCGATCACTCGCCGTACAACAACAGAGGATGCGACTTCCAAAAGGAAACCGGCAAG GCCCATATCGTGTCCCGATTCATAATGAATGGAGTCTGTGTGAGGTGGCGGGGCTGGATCGATCTTGAACGTTTGGATGGTGTCGGATGTCTGGAGTTGGATGAAGAACGCGCTGCCATCGAGGACGCAGCTTTACGAGACCAGATAGAAAGATACAACCAGAGACTGAGGGATTTCGAAGACAAGCAGCGGGCATATCGTGAACACGGCGAAGAACTGCGCGCGCATTCCCAAGTCCACGCTCAACGCTGCCACCAGGCTCGCCAGCCTCCACACCCGACACATCCGGCACACCCCCACGCGACACATCCAGTCCACATCAAACCACATTCCCAAGGTGCACTCATCTCGTAA